The following coding sequences lie in one Silene latifolia isolate original U9 population chromosome 5, ASM4854445v1, whole genome shotgun sequence genomic window:
- the LOC141657709 gene encoding putative wall-associated receptor kinase-like 16 yields the protein MKLGILAKWETKKTKKNKEVLKFESKEEYFIKNGGILLEKQIAVSQGKNIEAGQLRILSADEIEKATNNYDPDQIVRSYNGVSFYKGTFDNKVVVIKTPEKPDPNPEHVELFLTDIAIRTVLCHNNMIKTHGCCLETCVPLTVHEFFPTSKPLHDCLHGDMALLKPLSWTSRLRAATDIAYALSYMHNALSQPLVHRDIMSSGILLDSVFHAKLTFCGYSVAITPGNKDQRWPIHGTPGYIDPEYITTQEVTEKCDVYSFGVLMLELLTSRDPSEMARCGNDLVDEFVSMVEKNGVEAMFDTILLEEGNIDEIQGFARLALKCVAEKGEKRPSMIVVVEELWLIQDQVNNRSTCKSLCV from the coding sequence ATGAAATTGGGTATATTAGCCAAATGGGAGACAAAGAAGACGAAGAAAAACAAGGAAGTGCTGAAGTTTGAGTCGAAGGAAGAGTATTTCATCAAAAATGGCGGTATCCTGTTGGAAAAACAGATTGCTGTGAGCCAAGGCAAGAACATAGAAGCAGGACAGCTAAGAATTTTATCCGCGGATGAAATCGAGAAAGCTACAAATAACTATGACCCTGATCAAATTGTTCGTAGTTATAACGGTGTAAGCTTTTACAAGGGCACATTTGATAACAAAGTGGTAGTTATTAAAACCCCTGAAAAGCCTGACCCAAATCCCGAACATGTCGAACTCTTCTTGACTGACATCGCCATAAGAACGGTTTTATGTCATAACAATATGATTAAGACTCATGGTTGTTGTCTCGAGACTTGTGTCCCACTAACGGTGCATGAATTCTTCCCAACAAGTAAACCTCTTCATGATTGTTTACATGGGGATATGGCACTTCTGAAACCATTGTCATGGACCAGCAGGTTAAGGGCAGCAACTGATATTGCGTATGCACTTTCTTATATGCATAACGCCTTGTCACAGCCACTGGTTCACAGAGATATCATGTCATCGGGGATATTACTCGACTCGGTGTTCCACGCAAAACTAACTTTCTGTGGCTATTCAGTGGCCATCACTCCAGGGAATAAAGATCAAAGATGGCCTATTCATGGGACTCCAGGATACATCGATCCTGAATACATTACAACTCAAGAAGTTACTGAGAAATGTGATGTCTACAGCTTTGGGGTTTTGATGTTGGAGTTATTAACTTCGAGGGATCCTTCTGAAATGGCTCGATGTGGGAACGATTTGGTTGATGAGTTTGTTTCCATGGTGGAAAAAAATGGTGTTGAGGCAATGTTTGATACTATTCTTCTTGAGGAAGGTAATATAGATGAGATCCAAGGGTTTGCACGACTTGCTTTGAAATGTGTGGCGGAAAAAGGGGAGAAACGACCGAGTATGATCGTTGTTGTTGAAGAACTTTGGCTAATACAAGATCAGGTGAACAACAGAAGTACATGTAAAAGTTTATGTGTCTAG